Proteins from a genomic interval of Medicago truncatula cultivar Jemalong A17 chromosome 3, MtrunA17r5.0-ANR, whole genome shotgun sequence:
- the LOC112420038 gene encoding glutathione S-transferase T3 produces the protein MGYPSQTPPFNGYMPMVNENFQSVGEYPEFSSQINRGGMTRDNEVAPTPEDTTPKSKRNQQPSWNTEQNLVLISGWIKYGTCSVVGRNQTSEAYWGKIAEYCNEHCSFDSPRDVVACRNRFNYMNKLINKWVGAYDSAKRMQGSGWSEDDVFKKAQELYGCGKNVQFTLMEEWRALRDQPRYGSQVGGNVDSGSSGSKRSYEDSVGSSARPMGRDAAKKKGKKKSKGETLEKVEKEWVQFKELKEQEIEQLKELTLVKQQKNKLLQEKTQAKKMKMYLKLKDEEHLDDRKNELLGKLERELFEN, from the coding sequence ATGGGAtatccatctcaaacaccccCATTCAATGGTTATATGCCAAtggtgaatgaaaattttcagagTGTTGGTGAATATCCTGAATTTTCATCACAAATAAATCGTGGTGGAATGACACGAGATAATGAAGTTGCTCCAACTCCAGAGGATACAACTCCAAAGAGCAAGAGAAACCAACAACCATCATGGAACACTGAACAAAATTTGGTGTTAATTAGTGGGTGGATAAAATATGGAACATGCAGTGTTGTCGGAAGAAACCAGACAAGTGAAGCATATTGGGGTAAAATTGCTGAGTATTGTAACGAGCATTGCTCATTCGATTCTCCGCGCGATGTAGTTGCATGCCGAAaccgttttaattatatgaacaaattaataaataaatgggttGGTGCTTATGATAGCGCTAAGCGTATGCAAGGAAGCGGTTGGTCggaagatgatgttttcaaaAAAGCTCAAGAATTATATGGATGTGGGAAGAATGTTCAATTTACTTTAATGGAAGAATGGCGCGCTCTCCGAGATCAACCACGGTATGGTAGTCAAGTGGGAGGAAATGTTGACTCAGGAAGTAGTGGATCTAAGAGATCTTACGAGGACTCTGTAGGATCTAGTGCTCGTCCAATGGGTAGGGATGcagctaaaaaaaaaggaaagaagaaaagCAAGGGCGAGACATTGGAGAAGGTGGAAAAGGAATGGGTTCAattcaaagaattaaaagagcaagagattgaacaattgaaagagtTAACTTTGGTGAAACAACAGAAAAACAAGTTGCTGCAAGAAAAGACTCaagctaaaaaaatgaaaatgtatctaAAGTTAAAGGACGAAGAGCATCTCGATGACCGGAAGAATGAGCTGTTGGGGAAGTTGGAGCGTGAgctgtttgaaaattaa
- the LOC11413188 gene encoding subtilisin inhibitor CLSI-I — MAEEKSGQGTNPPQEQPRRNNPTRRNWSELVGVTAEEAERKIKEEMHGVEIRVVPPGYFRFKRVRLYVDQSNKLIKTPTIG, encoded by the exons ATGGCAGAAGAAAAATCAGGACAAGGAACAAATCCTCCTCAGGAACAGCCAA GGAGAAATAATCCAACAAGAAGAAATTGGTCTGAGCTAGTTGGTGTGACAGCAGAAGAAGCAGagaggaaaataaaggaagagATGCATGGAGTTGAAATTCGAGTGGTGCCACCTGGCTATTTCAGGTTCAAGAGAGTTCGATTGTATGTTGATCAATCTAATAAGCTCATTAAGACTCCAACAATTGGTTGA